GCGGGGTCGACGAGCACGGGAGCGTGACGCTCGCCGGCTTCGGGACCTTCGAGCGACGCAGCCGCGCGGCGCGCACCGGGCGCCACCCGCGCACCGGCGAGCCGATGGAGATCCCCGCGAGCGTCACGCCGGCCTTCAGGGCCGCCGCGGCGTTCCGGCGGCGGGTCGCCGACGGGAGTTCCGCCGAAAACTAGAACACGTTATCGTTTCGCCATGAGCGGCACGGTGGTCGGGGCGGCGCCCCTGCAGCAGGAGTACGACGTCGTCGTGGTCGGGTCGGGCGGAGGCGCCCTGACCGGCGCCGCGCTCGCCGCCGCGGCCGGGCTCAGCACCCTGGTCCTGGAGCGGACGCCGCTGATCGGCGGGACGTCGGCGTACTCCGGCGGCGCGTGCTGGCTGCCCGGCACCGACGTGCAGCAGCGGGCCGGCCTGCCCGACTCGACCGAGGGGGCGCGCGCGTATCTCGCCGCCGTCCTCGACGATCCCGACCCGGCGCGGGTCGAGGCGCTGCTCACCCAGGCGCCGCGACTGGTCGCCCGGCTGGAGGCGGACCCGCTGATGGACTTCGAGTGGATCCCGTTCTCGGAGTACTACGACGCGCCCGGACGGGTCCCGATGGGTCGCTCGATCCAGCCCGTCGCTCTCCGCCGCGACGAGCTCGACCCCGCCGTCGCGGCACTCGTGCGGCCGCCGGTCGAGCGCGACCGCGCCGGGCGGCCGGGCCGGTCCACGCTGTCCGGGGGCCAGGCCCTCATCGCCCGGCTCGCCGCGATGACCGTCCGCGACGGCGGCACCATCGCGACCGGCCGCCAGGTCATCGGCTTCGGGCGCGACGCCGACGGCCGCGTGACCACCGTCCGCTACGCCGGACCGGACGGCCCCGGCGAGGTCCGGGCCCGGCAGGGGATCCTGGTCGCGGCAGGCGGCTTCGAGGGGAGCCCGGAGCGCCGTACCGTCCACGCGACGCCCGGCGACGCGGCGTGGACCATGGCCCCGCGCGGCACCAACACCGGCGAGGTCATCGACGCGGCCGCGGAGCTCGGCGCGGCCACCGACTGGTCCGGCGAGGGCTGGTTCTGCCCGGGGCTGCAGCAGCCCGACGGCAGCGGTACCTTCACCCTCGGCTTCCGCGGCGGAGTGATGGTCGACGCCGGGGCACG
This region of Nocardioides sp. L-11A genomic DNA includes:
- a CDS encoding HU family DNA-binding protein yields the protein MNRTDLTAAVAGATGLTPPRAAAAVAATLDAIVRGVDEHGSVTLAGFGTFERRSRAARTGRHPRTGEPMEIPASVTPAFRAAAAFRRRVADGSSAEN
- a CDS encoding FAD-dependent oxidoreductase, whose product is MSGTVVGAAPLQQEYDVVVVGSGGGALTGAALAAAAGLSTLVLERTPLIGGTSAYSGGACWLPGTDVQQRAGLPDSTEGARAYLAAVLDDPDPARVEALLTQAPRLVARLEADPLMDFEWIPFSEYYDAPGRVPMGRSIQPVALRRDELDPAVAALVRPPVERDRAGRPGRSTLSGGQALIARLAAMTVRDGGTIATGRQVIGFGRDADGRVTTVRYAGPDGPGEVRARQGILVAAGGFEGSPERRTVHATPGDAAWTMAPRGTNTGEVIDAAAELGAATDWSGEGWFCPGLQQPDGSGTFTLGFRGGVMVDAGARRYGNECLPYDRFGRLMAASADRTPSWLVFDAREEGRLPAIAMPEGERAEHLAAGTWVEADTIAELAAAIGLDPAALVATLERYNRFAAAGKDTDFGRGEDEYDTFFAGGGGPSAALVPVDRPPYTAARFVLSDLGTKGGLVTDASARVLDTDGVPIPGLYAASNSTASVFGSAYPGPGAPLGAAMAFASLAVEDMLAPDPCN